From the genome of Pukyongia salina, one region includes:
- a CDS encoding DUF349 domain-containing protein yields MSDKKLQEEKLSDKSSEPSEKKTVVPENISEGEDTSAAETPAGDSEEVAVDVSEGKKQEEPIAEETNDDASEEMQVDEADTPKEDTVASEEKKEDKPEQEVVKANTPMDTDEEEEEEEEVSSSDDEDEEETQEVEEEKDYHSLSKKELVAELKELLNSKQVQQIKNEVEEIRSEFNAKFNEELEHEKEEFLANGGNIIDFHYTTPLKKEFNSLYFDYKEKRNHYYRSLKKDLSANLERRQELIEELKGLLNAEENINTTYKHFKDIQERWHTAGPIPRDKYNLIWNTYHHHVENFYDFLHLNREFRDLDFKHNLEQKLKLITRAEELQQEEDINKAFRELQMLHKMWKEEIGPVAKEYREEVWEKFSAATKVIHDKRFEYLKEMESTFEDNLEAKKKIVEQITEVTAATKPSHQNWQNAIKKVQALRDQYFEIGKVPRLNNKEIWNAFKESTRNFNKAKNNFYKNQKKEQYTNLEKKRELIKIAQENKDSDDFEVVTPLMKKIQADWKKVGHVPRKDSDKIWKEFKEACNYYFDRLHSVKNEANKEEVEHLETKTKMLEEIKNLELSGSKDEDLKLIKEKIGEWKKVGRVPFKKKSIEQQFNKELDTLFGKMDLNKKEAEMIKFENKLNSMVSQEDERKLKNEHFFISKKIDETKDEIRQLENNLGFFQHVDDSNPLVMEVHQNIARHKEQLEVWKAKLKRIKKVRNS; encoded by the coding sequence ATGTCCGACAAAAAATTGCAAGAAGAAAAACTTTCCGATAAATCTTCGGAACCATCCGAAAAAAAAACAGTCGTTCCAGAAAATATTTCGGAAGGAGAAGATACTAGTGCTGCTGAAACGCCCGCAGGTGATTCGGAAGAGGTTGCTGTGGATGTTTCAGAAGGAAAAAAGCAAGAGGAACCCATTGCTGAAGAAACAAATGACGATGCTTCAGAAGAAATGCAGGTAGACGAAGCAGACACTCCAAAAGAAGATACGGTCGCTTCCGAAGAAAAAAAGGAAGACAAACCTGAACAGGAGGTAGTGAAAGCCAACACCCCCATGGATACGGATGAGGAGGAGGAAGAAGAAGAAGAGGTGAGCTCATCTGATGATGAGGATGAAGAAGAAACTCAGGAAGTGGAAGAGGAAAAAGATTACCATTCCCTTTCGAAAAAGGAACTCGTTGCGGAGTTGAAAGAATTGCTAAATTCGAAACAGGTTCAGCAAATAAAGAATGAAGTTGAAGAGATTCGGTCTGAATTCAATGCGAAATTCAACGAAGAACTGGAACACGAAAAGGAAGAGTTCCTCGCAAATGGTGGTAATATTATAGATTTCCATTATACCACCCCGCTAAAAAAGGAATTTAACTCACTCTATTTCGACTATAAGGAAAAACGAAATCACTATTACAGATCCCTAAAAAAAGATCTCTCGGCCAATCTCGAAAGACGACAGGAACTCATAGAGGAATTAAAAGGCCTGCTCAATGCCGAGGAGAATATAAATACTACTTACAAACATTTTAAGGATATACAGGAGCGCTGGCACACGGCCGGCCCCATCCCCAGGGATAAGTACAATCTTATCTGGAACACCTATCATCATCACGTTGAGAATTTCTATGATTTTCTTCATCTGAATAGGGAATTCCGGGATCTGGATTTTAAACATAACCTGGAGCAGAAACTTAAACTCATTACCCGGGCCGAAGAATTACAACAGGAAGAAGATATTAATAAAGCCTTCAGGGAGTTACAGATGCTTCATAAGATGTGGAAGGAAGAAATTGGTCCTGTAGCCAAAGAATACCGGGAAGAGGTTTGGGAGAAGTTTAGTGCGGCTACCAAGGTCATCCATGATAAGCGTTTCGAATATCTGAAGGAAATGGAATCCACCTTCGAGGATAATCTCGAGGCGAAAAAGAAGATCGTTGAACAAATCACAGAGGTTACTGCTGCTACCAAACCCAGCCATCAGAACTGGCAAAATGCTATAAAGAAGGTACAGGCCCTGAGGGATCAGTACTTTGAGATAGGGAAAGTACCACGGCTAAACAATAAGGAGATATGGAATGCCTTTAAAGAATCTACACGAAATTTTAATAAGGCTAAGAATAATTTCTACAAGAACCAGAAAAAAGAGCAATACACTAATCTGGAAAAAAAGCGAGAACTTATAAAGATCGCCCAGGAAAATAAGGATAGCGACGACTTCGAAGTGGTTACTCCTTTAATGAAAAAGATACAGGCAGATTGGAAGAAAGTGGGTCATGTGCCCAGAAAAGACAGTGATAAGATCTGGAAAGAGTTCAAAGAGGCTTGTAATTATTATTTCGATAGACTTCACAGTGTGAAGAACGAAGCGAATAAAGAAGAGGTTGAGCATTTAGAGACCAAAACCAAAATGCTTGAAGAGATAAAAAACCTCGAGCTTAGTGGCAGCAAGGATGAAGACCTGAAGCTGATAAAAGAGAAGATCGGCGAATGGAAGAAGGTGGGAAGGGTTCCTTTTAAGAAAAAATCCATAGAGCAGCAGTTCAATAAAGAACTGGATACATTGTTTGGCAAGATGGACCTCAACAAAAAGGAGGCCGAAATGATCAAATTTGAGAACAAGCTCAATTCGATGGTTTCCCAGGAAGATGAGAGAAAGTTGAAGAACGAACATTTCTTTATTTCCAAGAAGATCGATGAGACCAAAGATGAGATCAGGCAGTTGGAAAACAATCTTGGGTTCTTCCAGCATGTGGACGATTCGAATCCGCTGGTTATGGAAGTCCACCAGAATATCGCCAGGCATAAGGAGCAACTGGAAGTTTGGAAGGCAAAACTTAAACGTATCAAGAAAGTAAGAAACTCCTGA
- a CDS encoding shikimate dehydrogenase family protein, with protein sequence MAKYGLIGKDLSHSFSKTFFTYKFEQENRRDSYHNFELESLEEFPQLIKNTEGLKGLNVTIPYKEAIIPYLYKLDKEAEKIGAVNTIKFRKDGKLIGYNTDHYGFAKALADFFPIKEKTALILGTGGASKAVQYVLDAMEFDYEVVSRKPTVDSIGYNSLSRDVIADHLLIVNCTPIGTSPNVNDCPKIPYQYLTKDHVLFDLIYNPRETEFMKRGFVKGARVINGLKMLENQAKKSWRIWKL encoded by the coding sequence ATGGCTAAATATGGCTTGATTGGAAAGGATCTAAGTCATTCCTTTTCCAAAACATTTTTCACTTATAAGTTTGAACAGGAAAACCGTCGGGATTCTTATCACAACTTCGAACTAGAAAGTCTCGAAGAATTCCCTCAGCTTATCAAAAATACCGAAGGATTAAAAGGGCTTAATGTTACCATCCCCTATAAGGAAGCCATCATCCCATATTTGTACAAGCTGGATAAGGAGGCCGAAAAGATCGGTGCTGTAAATACCATTAAATTTAGAAAAGACGGAAAATTAATAGGCTACAATACAGATCATTATGGTTTTGCCAAGGCCCTGGCAGATTTTTTCCCTATCAAAGAAAAAACTGCGCTGATCCTTGGAACCGGTGGAGCCTCGAAAGCGGTACAGTACGTACTGGATGCTATGGAATTTGATTACGAAGTCGTGTCGAGAAAACCTACTGTTGACAGTATTGGTTATAATTCCTTAAGCCGGGATGTCATTGCAGATCACCTTCTAATCGTTAATTGCACGCCAATTGGAACCAGCCCCAATGTGAACGACTGCCCAAAGATCCCCTATCAATATCTCACCAAGGATCATGTATTGTTCGACCTTATTTACAACCCCAGGGAAACCGAATTTATGAAGAGAGGGTTTGTAAAAGGCGCCAGGGTGATCAACGGACTTAAAATGCTGGAAAACCAGGCAAAAAAGTCCTGGCGGATCTGGAAATTGTAA